From the Nitrospira sp. genome, one window contains:
- a CDS encoding DNA-directed RNA polymerase subunit omega, with protein sequence MIDMLNLLPQYKLGQFDSRHRLVIVAAQRAKHLIQGAKRSGLVRFTKETTCALDEVLRGEVKYLVGEEAREAMKEAKRGKEGETERLAMMTGEDAKEIKKELSVYVDDAAKPAPAEE encoded by the coding sequence ATGATTGACATGCTCAACCTCTTGCCCCAGTACAAACTCGGCCAATTCGATTCACGCCATCGGCTCGTCATCGTCGCGGCTCAACGAGCCAAGCACCTGATCCAGGGAGCCAAACGCTCCGGCCTCGTCCGCTTCACCAAGGAAACCACCTGCGCGCTCGACGAAGTGCTGCGCGGAGAGGTCAAGTATCTCGTCGGCGAGGAAGCCCGTGAGGCCATGAAAGAAGCCAAGCGCGGAAAAGAAGGCGAGACCGAGCGGTTGGCCATGATGACCGGTGAGGACGCCAAGGAAATTAAGAAAGAACTCAGCGTCTATGTCGATGACGCCGCTAAGCCCGCCCCAGCGGAGGAGTAA
- the coaBC gene encoding bifunctional phosphopantothenoylcysteine decarboxylase/phosphopantothenate--cysteine ligase CoaBC, whose protein sequence is MDSETTPGTLTGKRVALGVTGSIAAYKAVSLLRALTRQGASVSVVMTKAATKFVTPMTFEVLSGQAVTTDLFEAHQEMKHLSIPEEADAIVVAPATANFLAKAAVGLADDVLSTMLLTSRCPLIVAPAMDGDMWTHPTVQDHVKTLRSRGTTVLDPEEGPLASGQVAQGRLAAETRILEAIEQVLIPLADLKGQRILVSAGPTQEAIDPVRYISNRSSGKMGYAIAEGARNRGAEVILVTGPTALTPPAGIRVVPIITAKEMAEAMSAQFSWSSIVIMAAAVADFRPKTPAAQKLKKGTAAVPPLELERAPDILAMLSAKRTSQILVGFAAETQHLVQHATDKLTAKGLDLIVANDVTQAGAGFGSEHNAAIILSRTGIQHAFDLRPKSQLAHDILSTIVEFAKNEPRKQTPASVR, encoded by the coding sequence TTGGATTCAGAGACGACGCCAGGGACGTTGACCGGTAAACGGGTGGCGCTCGGCGTCACAGGAAGTATCGCGGCCTATAAGGCCGTGAGCCTTCTGCGTGCCCTCACACGGCAAGGGGCCAGCGTCTCCGTCGTGATGACCAAGGCCGCGACGAAGTTCGTCACGCCGATGACCTTTGAAGTGTTGTCCGGCCAGGCCGTGACGACCGACCTCTTCGAAGCTCATCAAGAGATGAAGCATCTCTCCATCCCGGAAGAGGCCGATGCCATCGTAGTCGCCCCGGCGACGGCCAACTTTCTGGCAAAGGCCGCTGTCGGACTGGCGGATGATGTCCTGTCGACCATGCTACTCACGAGCCGCTGTCCCTTGATTGTGGCACCGGCCATGGACGGCGACATGTGGACACATCCCACCGTCCAAGACCATGTCAAGACGCTCCGCTCTCGAGGCACAACAGTCCTGGACCCCGAAGAAGGTCCGCTCGCTTCAGGGCAAGTGGCCCAAGGGCGACTTGCCGCCGAGACTCGAATCCTCGAAGCCATTGAACAGGTCCTCATCCCGCTCGCCGATTTGAAAGGGCAGAGGATCCTCGTCTCAGCCGGCCCCACCCAGGAAGCCATCGATCCGGTTCGCTACATTTCCAACCGCTCGTCGGGAAAGATGGGCTATGCCATCGCGGAAGGGGCCAGAAACCGAGGTGCCGAGGTCATCCTCGTCACCGGCCCCACCGCCCTCACACCCCCGGCCGGCATCCGTGTCGTGCCAATCATCACCGCCAAAGAAATGGCGGAAGCCATGTCGGCTCAGTTCAGCTGGTCCTCCATCGTCATTATGGCCGCGGCCGTGGCGGACTTTCGTCCTAAGACTCCAGCAGCCCAGAAGCTGAAAAAGGGAACCGCCGCCGTGCCTCCGCTGGAGTTGGAACGGGCTCCCGATATTCTGGCCATGCTCTCGGCCAAACGCACCTCCCAAATCCTGGTTGGCTTCGCCGCCGAAACGCAACACCTCGTCCAACATGCGACCGACAAACTCACGGCGAAGGGCCTCGACCTGATCGTCGCCAACGATGTCACCCAAGCAGGAGCGGGATTCGGCAGCGAACACAATGCGGCCATCATCCTCTCCCGCACCGGAATTCAGCACGCCTTCGACCTCCGTCCAAAATCACAATTGGCTCACGATATCCTCTCAACCATTGTAGAATTTGCCAAGAACGAACCTCGCAAACAGACACCGGCTTCCGTGCGATAG
- the tsaD gene encoding tRNA (adenosine(37)-N6)-threonylcarbamoyltransferase complex transferase subunit TsaD, whose amino-acid sequence MTTSPSAATEHTTSWTPCPILGIESSCDETSAAILNHDGTVLSNIVSSQDSVHRQFGGVVPELAARAHLSTIDRVVQSALVEARLSRHDLGAIAVTQGPGLAGALLVGLNYAKGLAYGLSLPLVGVNHLEGHIASAWLADPAFPFPCIVLVVSGGHTHLFRREADGRTILLGCTRDDAAGEAFDKGAQMLGLDYPGGPAIDRLARQGNPKAIRFPLSRLQKSSLEFSFSGLKTSLLYRLRGMDAAARTAQAADLAAGYQEAIVRVLVDRAFVAVRSSGVDALAVVGGVSANSRLRTLLTARAQEEGVRLALPPMAYCTDNAAMIASAGRQLLLRGHRPVADLEILPSLRPGTYAGRATVHPR is encoded by the coding sequence ATGACGACGAGTCCATCCGCTGCAACTGAACACACCACTTCCTGGACCCCATGCCCGATACTGGGGATTGAATCCTCCTGCGATGAAACATCGGCTGCAATCCTGAATCACGATGGAACGGTCCTCTCGAACATCGTGTCCTCACAAGACTCAGTTCATCGCCAGTTCGGCGGCGTGGTGCCTGAGCTGGCCGCACGCGCCCATCTGAGTACCATTGACCGGGTTGTCCAGTCCGCGCTGGTTGAAGCACGTCTTTCCAGGCATGACCTTGGGGCCATCGCCGTCACACAAGGACCCGGCCTCGCCGGTGCGCTTCTGGTCGGACTCAATTACGCCAAAGGATTGGCCTATGGGCTCTCGCTCCCGCTTGTTGGCGTCAATCATCTAGAAGGACATATCGCCTCTGCCTGGCTGGCGGATCCCGCATTCCCGTTCCCCTGCATTGTTCTTGTCGTATCCGGTGGGCATACCCATTTATTCAGGAGGGAAGCCGATGGTCGAACCATACTATTGGGCTGCACCAGGGACGATGCCGCCGGTGAAGCGTTTGATAAGGGCGCGCAGATGCTCGGCCTTGATTATCCTGGTGGCCCCGCGATCGATCGCCTGGCGCGCCAAGGGAACCCCAAAGCCATTCGCTTCCCCTTGTCTCGCTTACAAAAGAGCAGCTTGGAGTTCAGCTTCAGCGGGCTGAAGACATCGTTGCTCTATCGGCTTCGAGGAATGGACGCAGCGGCACGTACCGCCCAGGCCGCCGATCTGGCAGCGGGCTACCAAGAGGCGATTGTGCGCGTTCTTGTCGATCGGGCGTTTGTGGCGGTACGGTCGTCCGGCGTGGATGCGCTGGCCGTGGTCGGGGGGGTTTCCGCCAACTCACGGCTTCGTACACTGCTTACCGCGAGAGCCCAGGAAGAGGGAGTCAGGCTCGCGTTGCCGCCGATGGCCTACTGCACCGACAACGCCGCCATGATTGCATCTGCCGGGAGACAATTGCTCCTACGCGGGCACCGGCCCGTCGCTGACCTCGAGATTCTGCCATCACTGCGACCGGGCACTTACGCCGGCCGTGCAACCGTCCACCCGCGCTGA
- the aroQ gene encoding type II 3-dehydroquinate dehydratase, giving the protein MVRILVLHGPNLNLLGTREQSIYGTTTLDEIDTAIAQTAEGLNIEVDTRQSNMEGELVTWIQEARSGYHGIIINPAAYTHTSVAIRDALAAVALPTVEVHLSNIYQREAFRHHSYIAGVAMAQLSGFGPAGYLLALQGLLEHLLEQGTKTGGAASKPVRRTRRRKA; this is encoded by the coding sequence ATGGTTCGAATCCTTGTGCTACATGGGCCCAATCTCAACCTGCTCGGGACTCGGGAGCAATCGATTTACGGCACCACCACGCTCGACGAAATTGATACCGCCATTGCCCAGACAGCCGAGGGCTTGAACATTGAAGTCGATACCCGCCAATCAAACATGGAAGGGGAGCTGGTCACCTGGATCCAGGAAGCGCGGTCGGGTTATCACGGCATCATTATCAACCCGGCAGCCTATACGCATACCAGCGTGGCCATTCGGGATGCCCTGGCCGCCGTCGCCCTGCCGACCGTGGAAGTGCATCTCTCGAATATTTACCAGCGGGAAGCATTCCGTCATCATTCCTACATCGCAGGAGTGGCGATGGCGCAACTCTCCGGCTTCGGACCAGCCGGCTATCTCCTCGCCCTCCAAGGACTCCTTGAACATCTCCTGGAGCAAGGCACCAAGACAGGCGGGGCCGCATCAAAACCCGTCCGCCGAACCCGCCGACGAAAAGCATGA
- the hflX gene encoding GTPase HflX, translated as MGTDMVLSPTTLSKFRAGPRSLRGLRLIRTQLQDRPLSQEDLTDLGYLRLDLIGILSVSPNGTPGTLYLAHLLPPNETGRLCEVLKPTPLQECPLVFDRFIKDLEVDLQEALKHHAVTSGSESAILVSASSHGRAEQEERLAELADLAASVGVTVFDSIAQRIGDGHQRYLLGSGKLKEVLIQTLHKGADMVIFDQTLTPAQARAIAEMTDIKIIDRTQLILDIFARRAHSREGKVQVELAQLRYLLPRLSGQGTQLSRLGGGIGTRGPGETKLETDRRKIRDRITHLEREIEQFFKHQNQRRARRERQQLPVLSFVGYTNAGKSTLLNLLTESHVSAENRLFETLDTTSRRLRFPQDREVIVTDTVGFIRDLPKELIGAFRTTLEELREADLLLHVVDASAPDIDVQMKAVLDILEELELDKIPQVLIFNKCDRLPAAQAEALCRRYDAIGICALDASTLRPLIDHLATRVHTMTSTEEPDLPPPPAPDPALASHH; from the coding sequence GTGGGAACCGACATGGTGTTGTCGCCCACCACACTGTCTAAATTTCGCGCAGGCCCCCGCTCACTGCGAGGGCTCCGCCTGATTCGAACGCAACTCCAAGACCGGCCCTTAAGCCAGGAAGATCTGACCGACCTCGGCTACCTGCGCCTCGACCTGATCGGCATTCTCTCAGTATCACCAAACGGCACGCCTGGGACGCTCTATCTCGCGCATCTCCTGCCGCCGAATGAAACCGGGCGACTCTGCGAAGTCCTCAAACCGACGCCGCTACAGGAATGCCCCCTCGTCTTCGACCGATTCATCAAAGACCTCGAAGTAGACCTGCAGGAAGCTCTCAAGCATCACGCCGTGACCAGCGGGAGCGAGTCCGCCATCCTGGTCAGCGCATCGTCGCATGGTCGCGCCGAGCAGGAAGAACGGCTCGCCGAGCTCGCCGACCTTGCGGCCTCTGTCGGCGTCACCGTGTTTGATTCGATTGCGCAACGCATTGGAGACGGCCACCAGCGATACCTGCTGGGAAGCGGAAAACTGAAAGAAGTGCTGATACAAACCCTGCATAAGGGCGCGGATATGGTCATCTTTGATCAAACGCTTACGCCGGCCCAGGCGCGGGCGATTGCCGAGATGACAGACATCAAAATCATCGACCGGACGCAGTTGATTCTCGACATTTTTGCGCGCCGGGCCCATAGCCGTGAAGGCAAGGTCCAGGTGGAACTGGCGCAATTACGCTATCTGCTCCCGCGCCTCTCCGGACAAGGCACACAGCTGTCACGCCTCGGCGGAGGCATCGGAACCAGAGGCCCGGGAGAAACGAAATTGGAAACCGATCGCCGGAAGATTCGCGATCGGATTACCCACTTGGAGCGCGAAATCGAACAATTCTTCAAACACCAGAATCAACGCCGCGCACGCCGGGAACGGCAGCAACTGCCGGTCCTCTCCTTCGTCGGCTACACCAACGCCGGCAAGTCGACCTTGCTGAACCTCCTCACGGAAAGTCATGTCTCGGCGGAAAATCGCCTCTTTGAGACATTGGACACCACCAGCCGCCGCCTGCGCTTCCCGCAGGATCGGGAAGTCATCGTCACCGATACCGTCGGATTTATCCGCGATCTCCCCAAAGAACTGATCGGGGCGTTCCGGACGACGCTGGAGGAATTGCGCGAAGCCGATTTACTGCTCCATGTCGTCGATGCGAGCGCGCCCGACATCGACGTTCAGATGAAAGCCGTCCTGGATATTCTCGAAGAATTGGAGCTCGATAAGATCCCGCAAGTCCTGATCTTCAATAAGTGCGATCGACTGCCCGCCGCTCAAGCCGAAGCCCTATGCCGACGCTATGACGCCATCGGCATCTGCGCCCTGGACGCATCGACATTGCGGCCGCTGATTGATCACCTCGCAACACGCGTTCACACCATGACCAGCACCGAGGAACCCGACCTTCCTCCACCGCCGGCCCCGGATCCTGCACTTGCATCTCACCATTAA
- the gmk gene encoding guanylate kinase — translation MSTSPAPTASDPRPYVPERRGILFIISAPSGTGKTTLCKQITASVPGIWHSVSYTTRQPRPGEEHGREYFFIEEKIFQDMVAKNEFMEYAHVYGNWYGTPRKALMDKMEQGIDVLLEIDVQGALQIKKKVQDAVYIFILPPSMETLRTRLQSRASDTPEEIQRRLQKVKEEVWSYREYYYIVRNDNLEQSLKELQSVFLAERLKTKRLDMHWLEQNFILEKESKPGDRDQSSIAKGSTAHHD, via the coding sequence ATGAGCACCAGTCCTGCGCCAACCGCATCAGATCCGCGTCCCTATGTCCCCGAACGACGGGGAATTTTGTTCATTATTTCGGCGCCGTCCGGAACGGGCAAGACGACACTCTGCAAACAAATTACCGCCTCGGTACCGGGAATTTGGCATTCGGTCTCCTATACCACCAGGCAGCCGCGCCCCGGTGAAGAACACGGACGGGAATACTTCTTCATCGAAGAGAAAATCTTTCAGGACATGGTGGCCAAAAACGAGTTCATGGAATATGCCCATGTGTACGGCAACTGGTACGGCACTCCGCGCAAGGCTCTGATGGACAAGATGGAGCAGGGGATCGACGTTCTGCTGGAAATCGACGTTCAGGGCGCCTTGCAGATCAAGAAGAAGGTGCAGGACGCGGTGTATATCTTCATCCTGCCGCCCTCAATGGAAACATTGCGCACCAGGCTCCAGAGCAGGGCCTCCGACACCCCGGAGGAAATTCAGCGCCGATTACAGAAGGTGAAGGAGGAGGTGTGGAGTTACCGCGAGTACTACTACATCGTGCGTAACGACAACCTGGAACAGTCTCTTAAAGAACTCCAGAGCGTGTTCCTGGCGGAACGCCTCAAGACGAAGCGACTGGATATGCATTGGCTCGAACAGAACTTCATTCTCGAGAAAGAATCCAAACCGGGAGATCGTGACCAATCTTCCATTGCTAAAGGGAGTACCGCGCACCATGATTGA
- a CDS encoding YicC/YloC family endoribonuclease: MITSMTGFGRRQGAWQDGQVTAEIRSVNHRFLETGLRLPKTMSAREEHIKKAIQEHCRRGRVDLTVLVQGGRGGARSLQLDADLAKQYHQALRNLQKTLKLKGTIDVGLLAGFRDVITISDQPSDDPKLAALIEKLAGQAIQDLVKMRKKEGALLATDIRARLETLRGLKAQVAVKAPSVAQEAFDRMKIRLEKLLSSEIPDVPKLHQELALFADRSDITEELVRLDAHMIQFDHTLQSSESVGKTLDFLLQEMGREVNTIGSKANDATITASVVQMKAELERIREQIQNVE, from the coding sequence ATGATCACCAGCATGACCGGTTTCGGACGACGACAAGGGGCCTGGCAGGACGGACAGGTGACGGCAGAAATTCGCTCCGTCAATCACCGGTTTTTGGAAACCGGCCTGCGACTGCCGAAGACCATGAGCGCGCGTGAAGAACACATCAAAAAAGCCATTCAGGAACATTGCCGCCGCGGACGCGTCGACCTCACGGTCCTCGTGCAGGGCGGGCGGGGAGGGGCACGCTCGCTGCAACTTGACGCTGATCTGGCGAAGCAGTACCATCAGGCCCTCCGGAATCTCCAGAAAACGCTCAAGCTCAAAGGAACGATCGATGTCGGGCTCCTGGCAGGATTCCGTGATGTCATTACGATTTCCGACCAGCCGTCCGACGACCCCAAGCTTGCCGCGCTCATAGAAAAACTGGCAGGCCAGGCGATTCAAGACCTGGTGAAGATGAGAAAGAAGGAGGGGGCCCTCCTCGCGACGGATATTCGCGCGCGCCTTGAGACCTTGCGCGGACTGAAGGCACAAGTGGCGGTTAAAGCCCCGTCAGTGGCCCAAGAGGCTTTTGACCGCATGAAAATCAGACTTGAAAAGCTGCTGTCGTCTGAGATCCCGGATGTCCCGAAATTGCATCAAGAGCTGGCCCTCTTTGCGGATCGCAGCGACATCACAGAAGAATTGGTCAGACTCGATGCACATATGATACAGTTCGACCATACGCTTCAGAGTTCAGAGTCCGTGGGCAAAACGTTGGACTTTCTCCTGCAAGAGATGGGGCGAGAGGTCAATACCATCGGCTCCAAGGCCAACGATGCGACGATCACGGCATCGGTCGTACAAATGAAGGCAGAGTTAGAGCGAATCAGAGAACAGATTCAGAACGTGGAATGA
- a CDS encoding tetratricopeptide repeat protein, which yields MASGSRANAAEIDRHATTLAKDPASKAFIPLAEEYGKAGMWSEAAGVLEDGLKYYPGFITAMVALGRAYDQLSQPTKAKAILEEAIKISPENLRAHRTLAKIYTAEGSTAQALRSCDVILALNPLDQESLSLRASLGAAIPNPSETPKAPSTRATVASSEAAAVAPDPHLPAAAELSALAENTDTAAEVVEPAMPDLLADATASMASVLETEQPRAQEPAPVEAAMTTALAAEQTPVSAPSRNQTATNRLEHMLQSIHARRRDRPSPEATTVSTQS from the coding sequence ATGGCATCAGGATCCCGGGCCAACGCCGCTGAAATCGATCGTCATGCGACCACCCTGGCGAAAGACCCTGCCTCCAAGGCCTTTATTCCATTGGCTGAAGAGTATGGGAAAGCCGGCATGTGGTCCGAAGCGGCAGGCGTCCTCGAAGACGGGCTGAAGTACTACCCAGGATTTATCACGGCGATGGTCGCGCTTGGCCGCGCCTATGACCAGCTGAGCCAACCGACCAAAGCCAAAGCCATTCTGGAAGAAGCCATCAAGATCAGTCCGGAAAACCTCCGGGCGCATCGAACCTTGGCGAAAATCTACACCGCCGAAGGCTCCACCGCCCAGGCGCTCCGCTCATGCGACGTGATCCTCGCTCTCAATCCATTAGATCAAGAATCGCTCTCGCTGCGCGCCTCCCTCGGCGCCGCCATCCCGAACCCATCCGAAACACCTAAGGCACCATCGACAAGAGCAACCGTCGCATCGTCCGAAGCGGCTGCTGTCGCACCTGATCCACACCTGCCGGCCGCTGCGGAGCTATCAGCCCTAGCCGAAAATACAGACACCGCTGCAGAGGTGGTAGAACCCGCCATGCCGGATCTCCTAGCTGATGCCACCGCCAGTATGGCCTCAGTCCTAGAAACGGAACAGCCCCGGGCACAAGAGCCGGCACCCGTTGAGGCTGCCATGACGACTGCACTCGCCGCCGAACAGACTCCCGTGTCTGCTCCATCACGAAACCAGACAGCCACCAATCGACTGGAGCATATGCTGCAGTCCATCCACGCTCGCCGCCGCGATCGCCCCTCTCCCGAGGCCACCACAGTCTCAACTCAATCCTGA
- the efp gene encoding elongation factor P yields MISTVDFRNGVRLMVEGDPFYIVEFQHVKPGKGGAFVRTKLKSYLTGNLLDRTFRSGERFEEPKLDEREMQFLYATDDDYTFMDNESYEQLTFAKKTLGENADLIKENMIVKILVYEHRPIDVELPNFIELKVVDADPGVRGDTASGGTKPATVETGAIIKVPLYLEVGTVIKIDTRTRSYVERVR; encoded by the coding sequence GTGATTTCGACAGTTGATTTTCGCAATGGCGTTCGCTTGATGGTCGAAGGCGACCCCTTTTACATCGTCGAGTTTCAGCATGTGAAACCAGGCAAAGGCGGCGCCTTCGTCAGGACCAAGCTGAAGAGCTATCTCACCGGCAACTTACTCGACCGCACGTTCCGATCCGGCGAGCGCTTTGAAGAACCGAAACTCGATGAACGGGAAATGCAATTCCTCTACGCCACCGACGACGATTACACCTTCATGGATAACGAAAGCTACGAACAGCTGACGTTTGCCAAGAAGACGTTGGGGGAGAATGCGGATCTGATCAAGGAAAACATGATCGTGAAGATTCTCGTCTACGAGCATCGACCGATCGACGTCGAACTCCCCAATTTTATCGAGCTCAAAGTCGTGGACGCCGATCCGGGCGTGCGCGGGGACACCGCCTCAGGCGGCACCAAACCCGCCACCGTCGAAACCGGCGCGATCATCAAAGTTCCCCTCTATCTGGAGGTAGGCACCGTGATTAAGATCGACACCCGCACCAGATCCTACGTGGAGCGCGTCAGGTGA
- the accB gene encoding acetyl-CoA carboxylase biotin carboxyl carrier protein, producing MSKRKPARPKTKQPRPIVLPQAFPGAQGQADTILTGTQTKQIQDLIDLLRRNNLTELELERQGVRIRVRHEVGMKTVTTSVQDATPASPQSGSQPAASSGPSAEETAGMFTITSPIVGTFYRSPSPDADPYVEDGDYVKKGQVLCIVEAMKLMNEIESETDGRIVKILAESTKSVEYGQALFLIDPKATQ from the coding sequence GTGAGTAAGCGGAAACCGGCGCGTCCGAAGACCAAACAACCCCGACCGATCGTGCTCCCTCAGGCTTTTCCCGGAGCACAAGGGCAGGCCGACACCATCTTGACCGGCACGCAGACCAAGCAGATCCAGGACCTGATCGATCTGCTCCGCCGAAATAACCTGACCGAACTGGAACTCGAACGGCAGGGCGTCCGTATTCGCGTCCGGCATGAAGTCGGCATGAAGACCGTCACCACGTCGGTGCAAGACGCGACGCCGGCATCGCCACAGTCCGGCAGCCAACCGGCGGCGTCCTCCGGCCCCTCGGCTGAAGAAACGGCCGGCATGTTCACCATTACCTCGCCGATCGTCGGCACCTTCTACCGCTCGCCGTCTCCCGACGCCGATCCCTATGTGGAAGACGGGGACTACGTGAAGAAGGGCCAGGTCCTCTGCATCGTCGAAGCGATGAAGCTCATGAACGAAATCGAATCCGAAACCGACGGGCGTATCGTGAAGATCCTGGCGGAGAGCACGAAGTCCGTCGAATACGGACAGGCGCTGTTCCTGATCGATCCCAAAGCGACCCAATAG
- the nth gene encoding endonuclease III, with translation MNAHSRRHSSVTTKPATLARLLLKHQPKAEMELTHQSPWELLVATILSAQCTDRRVNQVTPALFKRFRQPQDYATAPPLELEALIKSTGFYKNKAKHLIGCGKAVTERFGGSVPQRMEELTTIPGVGRKTANVILGTAFGQPSIVVDTHVKRVANRLGLTTSDNPERIEQDLQQQFPTAQWTAISQRLLLHGRYICLARKPLCNACPLYTECQWKGKLPQ, from the coding sequence ATGAACGCTCATTCGCGCCGCCACTCATCCGTGACAACCAAGCCAGCTACGCTTGCGCGCCTGCTGTTGAAGCATCAGCCGAAAGCCGAGATGGAGCTGACCCACCAGTCTCCGTGGGAATTGCTCGTCGCCACCATCCTGTCCGCCCAGTGCACCGACCGGCGGGTCAACCAAGTCACCCCGGCGCTGTTCAAGCGTTTTCGTCAACCGCAAGACTACGCCACGGCCCCTCCGCTCGAACTTGAGGCCCTGATCAAATCGACCGGGTTCTACAAAAATAAAGCCAAGCACTTAATCGGATGCGGCAAAGCCGTGACGGAACGATTCGGCGGATCCGTTCCGCAACGCATGGAAGAATTGACGACCATCCCAGGGGTCGGCCGCAAGACCGCGAACGTGATCCTGGGGACCGCCTTCGGGCAACCGTCGATCGTCGTCGACACGCATGTCAAACGAGTCGCCAATCGACTAGGCCTGACCACCTCGGACAATCCCGAGCGAATCGAACAGGATTTGCAGCAGCAATTTCCCACCGCTCAATGGACCGCCATTTCCCAGCGACTGCTCCTGCACGGACGCTATATCTGCCTGGCGCGCAAACCCCTCTGCAATGCATGCCCGCTCTATACAGAGTGCCAATGGAAAGGAAAGCTCCCGCAATGA
- the accC gene encoding acetyl-CoA carboxylase biotin carboxylase subunit has product MFKKVLIANRGEIALRVIRACKELGIKTVAIHSEADAASLHVRAADEKVCVGPAEAALSYRNIPNVLSAAEISGADAIHPGYGFLSENAHFAEVCESIGIKFIGPSSENIAMLGDKAKAREIVMKRGLPVTPGSPGELRSEEEALQAAQKIGFPVIIKATAGGGGRGMRVVNKAEDLARAFQAAQAEAKSTFGNESVYLERYFLEPRHIEVQVMADHRGHVIHLGERDCSIQRRHQKLLEETPSPAIDDKLRKEIGRVAVEAVKAAHYRNVGTVEFLLDKDRNFFFMEVNTRIQVEHPITEMVTGVDLIKEQIRLAAGLPLTLRQQDVVMNGHSMECRINAEDPEKFTPSPGTITKYSPPGGFGVRVDSVMESGAVVSPHYDSMIAKLITHGRDRQECMARMRRALDEFVIEGIKTTIPLHRRILDDPDFQKGHVSTTFLERFLAS; this is encoded by the coding sequence GTGTTCAAGAAAGTTCTGATTGCCAATCGCGGAGAGATCGCCCTGCGGGTCATCCGCGCCTGTAAAGAGCTCGGCATCAAGACCGTCGCCATCCACTCGGAAGCCGACGCCGCCAGTCTGCACGTCCGCGCCGCCGATGAAAAGGTCTGTGTGGGCCCGGCCGAAGCGGCCCTGAGCTATCGCAATATTCCCAACGTCCTGAGCGCGGCGGAAATCTCCGGCGCCGACGCCATTCATCCCGGCTACGGCTTCCTGTCGGAGAACGCTCACTTCGCCGAAGTCTGCGAATCCATCGGCATCAAATTTATCGGCCCGTCCTCCGAGAACATCGCCATGCTGGGCGACAAAGCCAAGGCGCGCGAAATTGTGATGAAGCGCGGCCTTCCCGTCACGCCCGGCAGCCCCGGTGAACTCCGGAGCGAGGAAGAGGCTCTGCAGGCCGCGCAGAAGATCGGCTTTCCCGTCATCATCAAGGCCACCGCCGGCGGCGGCGGACGGGGCATGCGCGTCGTGAACAAAGCCGAAGACCTGGCCCGCGCCTTCCAAGCGGCACAAGCCGAAGCCAAATCGACGTTCGGCAACGAAAGCGTCTATCTCGAACGATACTTCCTCGAACCGCGCCATATCGAAGTGCAGGTCATGGCCGACCACCGTGGCCACGTCATCCACTTGGGCGAACGGGATTGCTCGATCCAGCGGCGGCACCAGAAGCTGTTGGAAGAAACTCCGTCACCGGCAATCGATGACAAGCTGCGAAAAGAAATCGGGCGCGTCGCGGTCGAAGCCGTGAAAGCCGCGCATTACCGGAACGTCGGCACCGTGGAATTTCTCCTCGACAAGGACCGCAATTTCTTTTTCATGGAAGTGAATACCCGCATCCAGGTCGAACATCCGATCACCGAAATGGTGACCGGTGTCGATTTGATCAAGGAACAGATCCGCCTGGCCGCGGGTCTTCCCTTGACCCTCCGGCAGCAAGACGTCGTCATGAACGGCCACAGCATGGAATGCCGGATCAACGCCGAAGACCCGGAGAAGTTCACCCCATCGCCCGGCACCATCACCAAATACAGCCCGCCCGGCGGATTCGGCGTGCGTGTCGATTCCGTCATGGAATCAGGCGCGGTCGTCTCACCACACTACGACTCGATGATTGCGAAACTGATTACCCACGGCCGCGACCGCCAGGAATGTATGGCCCGCATGCGCCGCGCCCTCGACGAATTCGTCATCGAAGGCATCAAGACCACCATCCCGCTCCACCGCCGCATCCTCGACGACCCCGACTTCCAAAAAGGCCACGTCTCCACGACGTTCCTTGAGCGGTTCCTGGCGAGCTAA